A single Desulfovibrio piger DNA region contains:
- a CDS encoding DNA-3-methyladenine glycosylase family protein yields MPEGDFFRCDQAAVDYLARKDKKLAAAMQAIGPVRREVMPDLFQALMHAITGQQISMAAQRTVWGRLCGLLGEVTPQNLLARPQAALQALGLSARKVDYMRGIARQVVDGELDLPGMAALEDAEVCRRLSALRGIGVWTAEMLLLFSLQRPDILSYDDLAIRRGLRMLYRHKEMPRERFERYRRRFSPYGSLASLYLWAIAGGALPQLDDPAERGKGGVRPSGRGRGTPVKS; encoded by the coding sequence ATGCCGGAAGGGGATTTTTTCCGCTGCGATCAGGCGGCCGTGGATTATCTGGCCCGCAAGGACAAAAAGCTGGCAGCGGCCATGCAGGCCATCGGTCCGGTACGGCGGGAGGTCATGCCGGATCTTTTCCAGGCCCTGATGCATGCCATCACGGGCCAGCAGATCAGCATGGCGGCCCAGCGCACGGTCTGGGGACGTTTGTGCGGCCTGCTGGGCGAGGTCACGCCGCAAAATTTGCTGGCCCGGCCGCAGGCGGCCTTGCAGGCCCTGGGGCTTTCCGCGCGCAAGGTGGACTACATGCGCGGCATCGCGCGGCAGGTGGTGGACGGGGAACTGGATCTGCCGGGCATGGCCGCCCTGGAGGACGCCGAAGTCTGCCGCCGCCTTTCCGCCCTGCGCGGCATCGGCGTCTGGACGGCCGAGATGCTGCTGCTCTTCTCCCTGCAGCGGCCCGACATCCTGAGCTATGACGATCTGGCCATCCGGCGCGGCCTGCGCATGCTCTACCGGCACAAAGAGATGCCGCGGGAACGCTTCGAGCGCTACCGCAGGCGTTTCTCTCCCTATGGTTCGCTGGCCTCGCTCTATCTGTGGGCCATCGCCGGCGGGGCCCTGCCGCAGCTGGACGATCCGGCGGAACGCGGAAAAGGCGGTGTCCGCCCTTCCGGGCGTGGCAGAGGAACGCCGGTGAAGTCCTGA
- a CDS encoding PFL family protein yields the protein MLSEREVINTLNMLRNEHLDVRTVTLGVSLFDCVSHDIDLFTGNVKAKLHRYASQLVNVCNEVGDKYGIPVVNKRISVSPIAVVGAPFGPDGMVRVCQALDEAAKEAGVDFLGGFSALVEKGFANGDRALIEALPEALATTDRICSSINVASSRSGINMDAVALMGEQILKVAQATADRGGLGCAKLVVFANIPQDVPFMAGAYLGVGEPDVVINVGVSGPGVVKKAIDRALEHSRHGGRPMTLLDVAEVIKRTAYKVTRVGEMIGNEVAQRLGLPFGVADLSLAPTPAVGDSVGEIFQSVGLSSIGAPGTTAVLAMLNDAVKKGGAFASSSVGGLSGAFIPVSEDSSIEAAATSGLLSLEKLEAMTSVCSVGLDMIAIPGDTPASTISGLIADEMAIGMINHKTTAVRVIPVPGKGVGEEVSFGGLLGKAAIIPVPKGDASAFIGLGGRIPAPIHSLKN from the coding sequence ATGCTTTCTGAACGCGAAGTTATCAACACGCTCAACATGCTCCGCAACGAGCATCTGGACGTGCGCACCGTGACCCTGGGCGTGAGCCTGTTCGACTGCGTCAGCCACGACATCGACCTCTTCACCGGCAACGTCAAAGCCAAGCTGCACCGCTATGCCTCCCAGCTGGTCAACGTCTGCAACGAGGTGGGCGACAAGTACGGCATCCCGGTGGTCAACAAACGTATCAGCGTCAGCCCCATCGCCGTGGTGGGGGCCCCCTTCGGCCCCGACGGCATGGTGCGCGTCTGCCAGGCCCTGGACGAAGCGGCCAAGGAAGCCGGCGTCGACTTCCTGGGCGGTTTTTCCGCCCTGGTGGAAAAAGGGTTCGCCAACGGTGACCGTGCCCTCATCGAGGCCCTGCCCGAAGCCCTGGCCACCACGGACCGCATCTGCTCCTCCATCAACGTGGCCTCCTCCCGTTCCGGCATCAATATGGATGCCGTGGCCCTGATGGGCGAACAGATCCTCAAGGTGGCCCAGGCCACGGCCGACCGCGGCGGCCTTGGCTGCGCCAAGCTGGTGGTCTTCGCCAACATCCCGCAGGACGTGCCCTTCATGGCCGGTGCCTATCTGGGCGTGGGCGAGCCCGATGTGGTCATCAACGTGGGCGTCTCCGGCCCCGGCGTGGTCAAGAAGGCCATCGACCGCGCCCTGGAGCACAGCCGCCACGGCGGCAGGCCCATGACCCTGCTGGATGTGGCCGAAGTCATCAAGCGCACGGCCTACAAGGTGACCCGCGTGGGCGAGATGATCGGTAACGAAGTGGCCCAGCGCCTGGGCCTGCCCTTCGGCGTGGCCGACCTTTCCCTGGCGCCCACCCCGGCCGTGGGCGACAGCGTGGGCGAGATCTTCCAGAGCGTGGGGCTGTCCAGCATCGGGGCGCCCGGCACCACGGCCGTGCTGGCCATGCTCAACGATGCCGTGAAAAAGGGCGGCGCCTTCGCCTCCTCGTCCGTGGGCGGCCTGTCCGGCGCCTTCATCCCTGTTTCCGAGGACTCCAGCATCGAGGCGGCGGCCACCTCCGGTCTGCTGAGCCTGGAAAAGCTGGAAGCCATGACCAGCGTCTGCTCCGTGGGCCTGGACATGATCGCCATCCCCGGTGATACCCCGGCCAGCACCATCTCCGGCCTCATCGCCGACGAGATGGCCATCGGCATGATCAACCACAAGACCACGGCCGTGCGCGTCATCCCCGTGCCCGGCAAGGGCGTGGGCGAGGAAGTGAGCTTCGGCGGCCTGCTGGGCAAGGCGGCCATCATCCCCGTGCCCAAGGGCGACGCCAGTGCCTTCATCGGCCTGGGCGGCCGCATCCCGGCCCCCATCCACAGCCTGAAGAACTAG